The DNA sequence cttgacatttgctatctaaatatgaacatgctatctacatataaaagctaaatgcagtcaaaccagtgtcagccttttgagcctcatgaacccctagttatacttgttgagtacgatatgtgctcactcttgtaatttcccaacaccccaggttatgcaaatgatgatgattggaatgaggactatcgttatgagtacaaggcttggagtcaaccagtcaacagtgttggTGCCTCCGTCAAGAGCGTTATTTATTCTTACTGTCATTATTGTATAAGATTATGTAGTAATTATTATtctgctatgtaataaacactgcaatggtacatttgagatttgtctacttatgtgtgcgactgttccttggtcacatatgagtcttttatgcatcctattttgttcttaaaataaggGTATAACAAATTattatcaaagctttgttgactgtcggacgcaagtctagatagaaattggccgtcttaaggttttgaaattgctatagaATGCTTGTTctgtaaaccttgatattttcctgtatactatatccttttcattgctattcatcttcatcttgttgcttattttaaagacttgttctcatccccactccttgcttgatatgcttttagaactttttcTTACTACCTTCTGGCGTCTTTGAAAtaggagttttaggatctttacccttaataggaagagaacgatagtaccgcaagttgagtcaatgctttgagtgtgaacttttgatgcttgatttgggttgtcattatgcttatgcttgatttggatatttgtaatgagtgtaatggtCTTGTGGGtttttctccacaatttcatttagtttataggcctaaggcacaaggattaatgaactaaatagtggGGTTTGGTGaaaattctgtttctgtcccttgctgatttctAGAGCAGTCTGCTATAAATCTGGTACATCTCCAAAATCCTTTCCATGCAAAGTTCATCAAATTTCTCcgggaacaagtagactttcatatctttccaatgccgtaAGAACGACATTAATATCTCTTATGGTCTGCGAGATATAACTGTTCAAATTGGAGGTTTCtccgcagtctggaattctggaacagtatcggttgtacccagtttttgattaaTTTAATGATGGAATCTGTTAAtgtgatctaaatgaaagttgtagataatttctttatctttccaacggtctacagaatgtatccttttgaataaTGGAACTCGGGATATaactgattttctgatctgctaATGTTGGATGTCACTACAAGAATGGTGGGGCTTTTTGACGTTCTAATAGGTCACAATGTATAGAATTTacgtcatttatttatttttttgacaTTTAGATGACAAAAATCCAAATGTCAAAAAGCCACAGTCACAAAATTATTATATGACATTTGTTTTGCATGACGTCATAAGTATATGACGTCTGATTCCAGTGTCATATAATCATATGACATCTGTTTAGTGTCATAAATCTGGGACATTGGTTTTTAAGTCACAAAGCTTTATAACATTTGATTTTTAAGTCATAACTTTCTTCATGCCATGTATGTTCTTTTCATACTTATTTTATTGATTTTGATATAACCACTCATTCAACAATTACACAATCTTGACAAAATCCCTGGTTGCAAAAAATTATATTGTCAAACTCATACATCTAGATAGCAATATACATTACGCTACATCTACGTCACAAGTCCAAAATGACAAAAAACATTGCCCTTTCAACATCTTGAATATTCATCAAGCTAACAAAAAGAGTTGTAGCTACCCCTAAATATTACTGAGGCTTTTCACTTCACTGAGACATCCTCCAGACCACACGATTAACCATTCTGAAacatgcaaactgtgtagcCAAATTAGTCAAAGATATAAAGATTAGAGTTAGCTCTAGGTTCATGCATATCTATTGTACGGAACCAAGCCCTCTAGTCAACATATAACAGTTAATGAAACAAATCTATCCACAAAAATAATACTACTATATAGCATATCAGCTAGTGCACGACCATCACAAATACCAGAACTGAAATTTGAACATGACAACTCTAGCATCACTACAAGCACAAAATATGGCATGGCTGATGTTTTTTAGGAATAAACATACAAATCTATGTTATTCAGGTTTCTAGTTTACCACAGTGCAAGTCTATGTTATTCATATTTTTATTCGCATTGACACACACTGCTATATCCCATCTTCACATCTTTAACTGCACTGGCATGGTAAATATGTAATTTCAGTAAGCATAGCAACAACATTTTTTACCCTCAAATTGGTTTTCTGAGTAAGCACAACAACAATATTTTTTTGCCATCAAATTTCAGTAAGCAATACCAGATGTAATTGAATTAGCTGTTGGATGGATTTGCCCATTCCACTCACGATAGAAAAGGGCCCCAGAACCAAATAACTTATAATAAACATAGACAGGTGGTAAAGGTCTTAATATAGAAGAGACAGAGATGGATAAGTTAGCACCTCTTTTTTGCCCCCTTCAAATAGCAAAATTGGGACATCATAATTTGATTGTAGTTTGTCATGTAACACATAATAGTCGTACTTTCACCAGATAAGGTCACTGATGTATTGCTTAAGAACGAGATTACATGTGAGTTTACATATGAATAGAGAGGAGGAGGGTGGCCCAAAGGGCCAGCCGAGTCCCAAGGGGCCAGCCAAGTCCCAAGGGGCCAGCTGGGCATTAACTCTGCACATCTAAGGGGCCAGCCAAGTCCCAAGGGGCCAGCTGGGCATTAACTCTGTACAACTAGCTAGGGGATTAAAGCTAGGAGATTACACAAGTAACTAGGTAATTAAAGTAGAAAACAATTAATTCTAACACCCCTCGCAGTCTGATCGTCGGTGGAGCGGACGTTTAGACTGGAGCGAAATCCATGAAGATAGAGGAACGGAGCCCCTTGGTGAAGACATCTGCGAACTGCGACGTGGTGGGCACATGAAGTACACGGACTGCACCCATGGCGACACGTTCACGGACGAAGTGGAGATCAATTTCCACATGCTTGGTGCGCTGATGTTGAACggggttggtggagaggtagCAGGCGCTGACATTGTCGCAGTAGATGAGGCATGCAGAGTCCAAGGGATGGTGAAGTTCCTGGAGCAGTTGCCGCAGCCAGGTGGCTTCAGCGACGCCATTAGCAACAGCTCGGTATTCAGCCTCGGCACTGGATTGGGACACAGTGGGCTGCCGCTTGGATGACTAGGACACCAGGCTGCCCCCGAGGAAGACGGCGTAGCCGGAGGTGGAGCGGCGGGTGTCTGGCCAACCGGCCCAATCAGCATCCGTGTACACAAGGAGCTGTGTTGGGGCTGTTCGGGGAATGACCAGACTATGGCTGAGGGTGTCCTGAAGATAGCGAAGGATCCGCTTGGCAGTGACAAGGTGAGTCTCTCACGGATCATGCATATGAAGGCATACTTGTTGTACGACATAAGCAATGTCAGGCCGAGTGAAGGTGAGGTAATGGAGGGCACCCACAAGGCTGCGATAAGCAGTGGGATCAGCAACAGATGTGCCGGCATCAGCTGGTACCATTGCACAAGTGTCAACTAGAGTGGAGCAAGGCTTGCAGTCACTCATGCCATGGCGAGCAAGTATGTCCAGAGTGTACTGACGCTGTGAAAGAAGAATAGAATCCTAAAACCCGGGGCGTTGAATCAGCCAATCCTTAGAGCGTCCCATGGAGGAAAGCGTTCTTCACATCAAGTTGATGAATCAGCCAATCCTTAGAGTGTGCCACCGTGATGACTGTGCGAACAGTGGCCGGCTTAACAACCGGGCTGAAGGTTTCATCGTAGTCAACTCCGGGGCGTTGAGTGAATCCCTGAAGTACCCAACAAGCCTTGTATCTCTCCAATGAGCCATCTGCATGGAAGTTGTGCTTGAAAATCCATTTTCCAGTAACAACGTTAGCCTTGGCAGGGCGGGGGACGAGGTCCAAAGTGTGGTTGTCCTGAAGAGCTGCATATTCATCTTCCATGGCCTGGCGCCAAtgaggatcagcaagagcatcaTGACAGTACCGCGGTAGTGGAGACAAGGCCTCGATATGCAAGGCGAGGCGAGGCTGCCGGTAGCCTGTTTTTCCACGGGTCGCCATGCCGTGGGAGTTGGCGACCGGCGGAATGGAAACAGCACCAGCAGGGACCGGAGGGTCGCTCTTGACATAGTGAGGTGGAGAGGGGACCATGCTGGAGTGTCGAGGAGGGGCTCCTACCGGGCGCTCCAGTGGCGGCGTAGGAGCAAAAGCGCGCCTGCTGTAGACATGAATTATAGGAGGCTTCTGAGGCGCAATAACTGGGAGGGGAGCACGCCTGCTGTAGACGTGGACGACGGGTGGAGCTGGGAAGACCGGTGCAGGGGATGCGGGGATGCCTGTGCAGGGGACACCTGCTCATGGACATAGGACGTCAGGGACCCCCTGCACACAGCAGGTGGCGCCGGAGTGGAGGGTGCTGCCAGCACCGGTGCCTTTGACGCCGGCATGCCTGCGCGTGCCAGAGGCACCGGCTGGTAGGGGGCAGCAGCGCCTGGTGTACCTGCAGGAAGAGGACACACTGGAATAGTGTCATCGTCAGTTAGAAAAACAAGGTCCTACGAAGGAGGGGATGACCGGtggagggagaaaggaaacatTATTTCGTCGAAGACAACATGGCGGGAAATGATGACACAGTTGGTGTTGAGGTCGAGACACTGATAGCCCTTGTGATCTGGTGAGTAACCAAGGAATGCACAGAGGGTGGAGCGGGGGGGCAAGTTTGTGAGG is a window from the Sorghum bicolor cultivar BTx623 chromosome 5, Sorghum_bicolor_NCBIv3, whole genome shotgun sequence genome containing:
- the LOC110435934 gene encoding uncharacterized protein LOC110435934; its protein translation is MVPSPPHYVKSDPPVPAGAVSIPPVANSHGMATRGKTGYRQPRLALHIEALSPLPRYCHDALADPHWRQAMEDEYAALQDNHTLDLVPRPAKANVVTGKWIFKHNFHADGSLERYKACWVLQGFTQRPGVDYDETFSPVVKPATVRTVITVAHSKDWLIHQLDVKNAFLHGTL